CTTTCCATGCTGTTGCTGTTGGCGGGAAGTGCCGGCGCGCCGCCGCGGCCGCCCCGTCCGCCGCGGCCACCGCCGCGGCCAGCCGCGCCACGACCCGGCGAGACCCCGGCGTACGCAGTATCACCCCCGCTCCGGCCCGCGGCCGCGACCGGCGGAGGCGCCGCCGGAGCAGTACCGTACTGCGCGATGAATTTGCCGTCCTTCGAGAACTTGAGAATTCTCGAATCGGCGCCGCCCGCGCCGCCGATCCAGAAGTTGCCCGCGTCGTCGATCGCGAGACCGGCGTTTTGTTCCGGCCAATTGTAGCCCTCGCCCGGGCCGCCCCAATGGGCGACGAGCGCGCCGCTCGGGTCGAACTCGAGCACATTCGGCGCGGAGGCGCAGCACTCGCCGTACGCGGCGCCGCCAACGGTCAAGCCGATCTCCGTGCGCGGCGTGAAGCTGTCGGTCAGGTGGACGACGAAAATGTGGTCGCGCGAGTCGATGGCCACGCCAGTCGTCGATCCGAGAATCCACCGATTGCCCATCGGCTTGGGCCACATCGGGTCGACCTCGAACTTCGGCGCCTCTTTGGCGGCCGTCCTGGCGCCGGTCTTAGCGGGCGCCTGCGCCGCGCTCGCGCCCACACCCCACCCTCCTGACAGCAACAGCAACGCGCCAACGAGCGTAATACCTCGGTTCATGCGATCTCCTCGACTCGAGTCGGCCCGCACCCACATCCTCCAGCCCCGGTCCGCGGCCGTTCCAACCCCCGTGCACGTGCACTATACTCGTGCGTCGATGGAGGGGGAGTGAATGGCGTGATTCTACGCGGTCGGAGTCGGGTCCGTCCAGGTGTCAACGTCGTTGTCGCCGCAGTCGTTGCGTCGGGGCTCGTGCTCGCGTCGCCGAGCGTGAATTACGCCCACGACATCCCGGCCAGCGTCCGCGTCTTCGTTTTCATCAAGCCGGCCGGCCAGAACCTCCGCGTGGTCATCCGCGCGCCGCTCGAGGCGATGCGCGACGTCAGTTTTCCGCTCAACGGGCCGGGATACCTCGACATCGCGCGCGCGACGCCGCTGCTGGGCGACGCGGCGCGGGTCTGGCTGGCCGGCGACCTGCACCTCTACGAGAACGATTCGCCGCTCGGCGACGGCAAGATCGTGGCGACCCGCGTTTCGCTCCCATCAGACAGATCGTTCACGACCTTCGACAGCGCCGTCGCGCACGCGACGTCGGCGCCGCTCGACACGGCGACGCAGCTCGTGTGGAATCAGGCGATGCTCGACGTCGTGCTCGACTACCGCATCGCGTCGGACAGCGCGCGCTTCTCGATCGACCCCGCGCTGGCGCGTCTCGCCGTGCGTACGACGACCGTGCTGCGTTTTCTCCCGGCTTCCGGCGGCGAGCGCGACTTCGAGTACCTCGGCAACCCGGGCCTCGTGCACCTGGATCCGCGCTGGAGCCAGGCGGCGCTCAGCTTCGTGAAGCTCGGCTTCGAGCACATCCTGAGCGGCTTCGACCACCTGCTGTTCCTGCTGTGCCTCGTGATTCCGTTCCGTCGCGTTCGCCCGCTGATCGCGATCGTGACGGCGTTCACGGTTGCGCACTCGATCACGCTCATCGCATCGGCGGCCGGCTTCGCCCCCGACTCGCTCTGGTTTCCGCCGCTGATCGAGGTGCTGATCGCCGTGTCGATCGTATACATGGCGCTCGAGAACATCGTGGGTGCGAAGTTGGAACGCCGGTGGCTGGTTGCGTTCGGCTTCGGGTTGGTCCACGGATTCGGCTTCTCGTTCGCGCTGCGCGAGTCGCTGCAGTTCGCCGGCTCTCACCTGGCGACGTCGCTCGTGTCGTTCAACGTGGGCGTAGAGCTGGGCCAGCTGGCGGTGCTGGCCTTGACCGTCCCGGCGCTCAACTGGTTCTTCTCGCACGCCGTCAAGGAACGAATGGGGACGATCATCCTCTCGGCATTCGTCGCGCACACGGCGTGGCATTGGATGCTCGACCGCGGCGCTGTGCTCGCCAGCTACCACGTCGACGTGCCGGAGCTCACCCCCGCGCTCGTCGCGAGCCTGCTCCGCGGGCTCATGTTCCTGCTGGTGATCGTCACCGCGGCGTGGGGCGTTTTCGCGGTCTACGGGCGGCTGACGCGCGGTTCGCGCGATCTATCGGCGGGCGCCGAGGCGAAATGAGGACGAGGTTTTTGGCCTTGACGGGTGCCATGATCGCGCTGTCGTCGTCGGTCGCTGCCGGCCAGACGAAGCAGCCGTCGAGCGGGCACGCTCCCTTGAAGGCGACGAAGACCGGCGCCGCCGATACGGCGAAGGGTCCCTCGACGCTCGACGGCCTCTATACGGACGAGCAGGCTTCGCGAGGCAAGGACGTCTACTTCAACAGCTGCCGGTCCTGCCACACGCCGGCGTCCCATACCGGCGCCACCTTCAATCAGTGGTGGCGCGGGAAGCATCTCTCTGATCTATTTGCGTTCGTCAGCACGAGGATGCCCAAGAACGATCCGGGAAGCCTGGCGCCGGAAGACGTTGCCGACGTCATGGCGTACCTGCTCAAGATGAACGCGATGCCGGTCGGACCGAACGAGCTGCCGGCCGATGTCGATTCGCTCAAAAAGTACCGCATCGAAGCCAAGCCGAAGACGACTCCACCACCAAAGAGGAAGAAGCCATGACGCGACGCTGGTTCTCGCGGCGATTCATCGGAACGACCGTTCCGATGACCGTGCTGATTCTTGGCGGCGCCTTCGCCGGCGCGAAGCTGCTCGATGCCCGCCAAGGGCTGCCGCTCGCGCGCGGCAACAAGCCCGGTGAATGGCGCTACTGGGGCGCCGACGCGTGGAGCACCCGATACTCCGCGCTCGATCAGATCAATGCCAACAACTTCGACTCGCTCCAGGTGGCGTGGCAGTGGAACGCCGCCGAGTACGGCGAAGACGAGTATTACCGCACGACGCCGCTCTACGCGGACGGCCGGCTGCTCACCGTCGCGACGAACCGGCGCAAAGCGTTCGCGATCGACCCCGCGACCGGCAAGACGCTCTGGCAGTGGGGCATCGACGAAGGCATCCGCTGGCAGAAAGCGCCGCGGCAGTTTGCCGGACGCGGTCTCTCGTACTGGACCGACGGCACGAACGAGCGCGTGATCGTCGTGACGCCGGGCTACCACCTCGCGATCATCGATGCCAAAACGGGCAAGGGCGATCCGAACGTCGGCGACAAGCACGATGGCGTCGTCGATCTCATGACGGGTCTCGGCTATCCACTCGTGCCCCTCGCCGTGGACGACACGTTCGCGCTCGAGATCAGCGAAGCGTATCCGGCGCGAAAGGCGCGGCCGGGTGAGAAGTGGAACGCCGCGACGAAGACGGGCGCCGACGGCACGGTCGGCATCGATCCGGCGAACGGCCAGATCGCAAACAGCTCACCGGCGATCGTCATCGGCGACGTGATCGTCGTCGGCAATTCGTCGATCCACGGCTACTACCCACTGCACGACCACAACATTCCGGGATTCATCCGCGGGTTCGACGTCCACACCGGAAAGCAGCTCTGGAAGTTCAACCTCGTGCCGCAGCCGGGAGAGTTCGGCGCCGACACGTGGAAGAACGGTTCCAAGATCGGCATGAAAGGCGTGGGCAAGGTCGACGCGTGGGCCACGTATTCGGGAGACCCCGAGCTCGGTCTGGTCTACATCCCGGTCGGGATGCCGATCGCCGACGAGTACGGCGGTCTGCGTCCCGGCAACAACCTGTTCAGCAGCAGCGTCGTCGCGATCGACACCAAGACCGGCAAACGGAAGTGGCACTACCAGTTCGTGCACCACGACATCTGGGATTACGACACGCCGATGGCGCCCAACGTCCTCGACGTCACGATCGACGGGCAGCGGAGGAAGATCATCGCCGCGACCACGAAGCAGGGTTTCGTCTATGTCCTGGATCGTGTGACGGGCCAGCCGATCTGGCCGATCGCCGAGACGGCGGTCGGGCAAACGGAAGTGCCGGGCGAGGAAACGTCGCCGACGCAGCCGATTCCGTCGAAGCCCGCGCCCTACTCGCAGCAAGGTTTGCTCGAGTCCGACCTCATCGACTACACGCCGGCGATCAAGGACTCGGCGCTCAAGCTGGCGCAGAAGTGCCGCATGGGTCCGTACTTCATTCCCGGCTCTCCGCTCGACGGCAAAGGCAAGAGTGGTCCGGCGAAGTACAACTGCTCGTGGTACGCTCCCGGGGCGAGCGGCGGTGTGAACATCGACGGCGGCACCGCGGCCGATCCAGAAACGGGCATGATTTACGTGGGTGGACAGAGCGGACTGAGCACGATCGCGATCGCACACGATCCGTGCTCGGAGCTTCCCTATACGTCGCCTCACAACAGCTGCGGCAAGGGTGGCGCGACCAAGCCGCCGCCGGGCTACAAACCGCCCGCTGAGGGAGCCGGTGAGACTGGAGGCCGCGGCGGCGCGTTCTCACGCATCGCGGCGACGACCACCATCGGCGGCGTGTCGATCCTCAAGCCGAAGGAAATGGGCGGTATCACGGCCTATGATCTCAACACCGGCGACAAGAAGTGGTGGGTGCCGAACGGCAATCGGTGGCGCGATCAGACGAGCAACGATCCGCTCTTCGCGGGCGTGACGCTGCCGAAGATTCCCGCGATCGGTGGTCAGCCCGAGGTGATCACGACAAAGACGCTCGTGATTCACGGCACCGGCCGCAGCGGCGGCGCCGGCGGTGGTCGCGGCGGGGCTCGTGGCGGCGGTGGTGGTCGTGGAGGCGCCGGCGCGGCCGCGGCGACGCCGCAGCTGTACGCGTTCGACAAGGCGACCGGCAAACAGGTCGGCGCCGTGAACGTGCCGAGCGTGAACTCAGCCGTACCCATGACGTTCTTGCACGACGGCCGGCAGTACATCGTGTTCGCGACCGGAGCCGGCGACAAGATCGCGCTGGTCGCGTTGGCGTTGCCGAAGAAGCCGATCGATCAGAGCAAGCACTAGGACGAGGAAGAGCAAACGGCGCTCGGCCATTCGAGGTCGAGCGCCGCGGCGAAGCGTCGATCCGCGCGAGAAATCGGACGTCTGACGTCACACATCTGACATCAGACCGGCGCTACGCAAAGCGGCTTCGATCCGGCGAGAGCTGGTCTGATGTCAGACGTCGGATTTCAGACGTCCGATTTCTCGCGGCAGATCCAGCCCACCCGGTGCGAGACAGCCGCCAGACTGGCCGCGATCCCATCGCGCCGTTTGCTCTACGGCTTCGTGTACCTCTTGAGGTGCGCCGTCTCCCCGTACACCGGCGGCCCCACCTCCGCGCCGTAGATGTGCCCCGCCGCATCCACCGCGACCCCTTCCGCCGAGCTGGTGTTGGTCGCATTGGTCGTCGGATCGGGGATGAAGTACTTCACCGATCCATCCTTCGCGCTTCCGATGCGGATGCCGCGCTTCCAATCGCCGTGCGCGGGATTTACCGAGCCCGATTCGGAATCGGCGACGTACATATTGTCCTGCGCGTCGATGAAGATTCCGCTTGGACGGCTGAACTGGTACCAGGTGTCGAGCAGCTTGCCGTCCTGGTCGAAGATCTTGATCCGGTTGTTGCCGCGGTCGCCGACGAAGAGGCGGCCCTTGGAGTCCATCGCCAGCGCGTGCGGCTGGTCGAAGTCGTCGGGGCCTTTGCCGGGCTGACCCCATGCTTTGATCAGCGTTCCGTCCTTTGAGAACTTGTATACGCGCGCTGCGCTGCCGGGGGCTGATGAGTGTCCCTCGGCGACGAAGATGTCCCCGTTGGGCGCGATGAGAATGGCGTTGGGCTGGAAGAAGTAGTCCGGATCGCGAGCGCCGCCGGGTTTGCCGAGGGTGCGCAGCAGCTTGCCGTCGGGGCTGAACTGGAAGATCTGATGTCCTTTCGGCGGCGCGGTTGAATCGGCGCGTCCGCCGCCGGCAGCTGGAGGAGCGCCGCCGGCTGTGCCACCGGCACCCCGTCCACGGCCGCCGCCGGTGCACGCGCAGTCGATCACCCAGATGTTGCCGTCTTTGTCGGCGAGAATGCCGTGCGGGGAGACGAACAGGCCGCCGCCCCAGTGCGCGACGACGTTGCCGTTCTCGTCGAACTTCATCACGGGATCGAGCGTCGAGTTGCCGCAGCTGTTCGCGGCGCAGCGGTCGGCCATCCAGATGCTCTTGCCGTCGCGGTCGATCGCGACCGAGCTCGTCGCGCCCCATACGCGACCCGCGGGCAGCTTGGCCCACGTCGAATCCGTCTTGTACGGGTTCGGCAGGTCGTTGAGCGGCGCCATCGTCGGCGACGACGCCTGCGCGTGCGCGATCGCGGGCAGGACGGCCAGCGCGACCAGCGGAAGTCGTCGCGCGAGCGCGCGCGAGTGAATCACCATCGGCGTCGTCCTCAAGAAGCGAAGCTACGGATAGTGAACGTCGATCTTATGTGAACGAAGCGCGGTGGTGTCGACGGCGAGCGAATCCGTTCCCGCCGGTGCGTGATTCGCCTTGAGCAGGTACGCGATCACGTCGAGGTACTCCTGATCCTTCAGGCCGCCCGGGTTGTCGAGCGGCATCGTGCTACGCACGAGGGCATAAAAATCGTAGACGCGGCGGTCGCTCCACGTCTCGACGAACCCCTGGCCGACGAGCGACCCGGGTTGATGGCACGCGCCGCACGTGTTGCCGTACACCGATTCGCCGCGGGAAGCCTGCGCGTTCGAGTACGACGCGGCCGGCAGGTTGGCCGCCGTGGACCGGATGACACGCGCGTTGGGGTCGAATCGGAGGGGAAGCGGTGCGCCCGTGAGTGCGCCGCTGACGAGGTCGGCGCCGAGAGGCGGGCGCACGTTCGGGGCGGCCGACATGCAGCCGGCAACGAGCATCGTCCAAGCGAGGAATTTCAGACGGCGGTTCCGCATGCGCCCAATAATACCGCGCGCGCAGCGTTTTGCGACCGGTCAGCCGTTTGATTTGAGGTGGTCCTCAGGACATCTTCTGCACGCTGTTTCTCCCCCCAAGCCCCACCGCGGAAATGCCGACTGACCCGACGAAGACCTCAGTCTCACCCGACGCGAACTCCGCCCCGCCGGAGAGTCCTCTTCTTCCGAACGCTTCAGAGCTGCCGGCCCCCTCCCCCCCGGTCGCGGGCGAGAATCCGGATTTCAGCTACAACGCCGCCCCTCCCAGTCGGCGCGACTTCCTGAAAGTCGCCGGCGCGAGCGCCGGCGCGTTGCTGGTCGGCGGGGGGAATCTCCCGAAGCCAAAGGTCGCGCCCGCGCCGCGCGTGCCGTTCGTGCGCGCTGGGGAGTCGCCCGACATCGTCGTGGTCGGCGCCGGAGCGTGGGGCGGCTGGACGGCGCTCAACCTGCGCAAGTTGGGCGCGAAGGTGACGATCGTCGACGCGTACGGCCCGGGCAACGCGCGGTCGACGTCGGGCGACGAGACGCGCGGCGTGCGCTCGTCGTACGGCGACCGCCCCGGCGAGCTGGGCGAAGTCTGGATGCTCTGGGCGCGCGAGGCGATGAAAAAGTGGATTCAGTTCGACGACGAATGGGGGCGCGAGCTGCGGCTCAACCTCTTCCACGTTACCGGCGATCTGATCATGCGATCGGAGTGGGACAACTTCCAACTCCGCTGCAAGGTCTGGTGGGACAAGAACAAGATCCCGTACCAGGTCCTCAATCCCGACGACGTGAGAAAGGCGTTCCCCGTGATGTCGATGGACGACATCACGGCCGTGCTCTACGAACCGGACGCCGGCGTCGTGCGCGCGCGCCGCGCCGCGCAGGCGGTGTCCGCGGTGTTCGAGCACTTGGGCGGCAAAGTCGTGATCGGGCGCGCGTCGCCCGGCAAGACGGTGAATGGACGTCTCACGGAGCTCAAGCTCGACACCGGCGCGACGATTCGCGGCGACACGTTCGTCTACGCCGTCGGTCCGTGGCTCGGCAAGACGTTTCCCGAGATCTTCGCCAAGAAGACGCGCGTGCCGATGGGGTACGTTTGCTACTTCGCGACGCCGATCGGTGATTATCGGTTCACGTACCCGAACATCCCGAGCTACAACTTCCCCGGCGTGACCGGATGGGCCGCGTTACCCGTCGACAATCGGGGCTTCCGCGTACGTGGCGGTGAGCGCGCGCCGGATCAAGTCGTCGCCGCCGACGGCCGGGGCGGCGGTCGCGGCACTCCCGCGAATGGCGCCAACGCCGCCGCCGGTTCCGGAATCAGCAATGCGAGCGTCGCCGCTGCCGCGCCCCAGGGCGCCGCATCCGGCGCGGGCGCGAGCGCGACCAACGCCGATGGCCGCGGCGGCGCCGGCGGGAGGGGTGGGCGAGGCGGTGGTGGCGGTCGGAATGGAAACGCCGCCGGCGGACAGAGAGGCGGCGGAGGATTCGGCAACCTGCAAGACGTGCCGCCGCAGCAGCAGGACCCCGACACGAGCGATCGCTGGGCGAATCAAAGCCAGATCGACGGCCCGCGCCGTTTCGTCGCACACCGTTTTCCGCTGCTCAAAGACGCGCCGATCGCGCAGACGCATTCATGCCACTACGAGTCCACGTCGAGCGGCAACTTCATCTTCGACCACCACCCAGGCTGGAACAACGTCTGGATCGCCGCGGGGGGCAACGCCGAAGGATTCAAGATGGGCCCCAAGGTCGGCGACTACATGTCGAAGCGCGTCCTCGGCTATCAGGATCCGCAGGACAAGCTGTTCACGATTCCTGAAAAAGATTTCGAGCCGCCGCCGACTCCGGCCGATAGCACGAAGAAGGCCGCTGCTGATTCCGCCGCGAAGCCCGTTCCGCCCGGAGGAAAACCGCCCGGTCTTCGGTAGTCGGCTGTCTTGGTCGGCGGCCTCGGTGCCGGCGGTTCCGGCGGGTACGTCTCCTTGAACTGCTGGCGGATTTCGCGGAAGACTCGGATTACGCGGAAAAGGCAAAGCTTGAATGAAATACAAAAGCCCCTTCGAAAGAGGGGACTTGTTCTAGAGAACACAAAGCTTCTGTTTTTAAAACAAAAACCTTCTCCGCGAAATGCGTCCAATCCGCGAAGTCGTTGCAGTATCGTTTCGTAGATGCTGACCAGTCCATTCGGGTTTAGTCCGCGACATGGAGCCTGACCGAATCAACGGATGCGCCCATTAGACCGACAACTGCTACGGCCTTGTCGTCGTGATCTTGATGTCTTTGAGCTGATCGAGGCTGTCGGTGAGGACCTTCGCGCCGGCGGGAAACTGGTTTTGCGCGAGGAGGTATGCGACGAGGTCGGCGACGTCGCGGGTTGCGATCGACTTCGGGTTGTCGGGCGGCATCGACGAACGGATCTTGTCGAACAATTGGTCGAGCGTGAGATCGCGCCAGTTGCCGAGGAACGCCGAGCCGACGAGCGGCGAGCCTTCGTCGCCGCCGCTGAGGCTCGCGCCGTGACACTTGACGCACGCGCCCCTGTAGAGCGAGTCGCCGTGCGATGCTTGCGCCGCGGTGTACACGCTGTCCCACACCGTATGCGTCGGCGCGATGGCCCGAGCCGCGTCGCGGCGCGCGAATGCCGTCAGCGCCGATACGCCGACGGCAACCGCGGCGGCCCATAGTGCCCGATTCGTCATGCGGGCGAATCTAACGCCGCGAGCGCGGCCCCGTCGCTGACGGCGCCGCCGGCGTGCCGCTCGTCACATTTCCCGGCGAATCGCCATTCGACGCATCGGGTACCTCGAGCTGCTTCGGATCGACGTCGGCATTCTGGATGTTCGTGATTTGCGTCTGCTGCACGATCGTCAGCTTGTCGACCGTCGGGTCGTCCGTGACGAAACTCTGAAAGCCGACGATGTCGCGAATGTTGCCGAGCGTGGTGGTCGTCACGACCTTGATCGGCGTGCCCTCGATCTGCGCGCGGGCCGAGCGCAGCTTGAGCGCGTACTCGATGAGCGGGCCGTCCGTCGATTGATCGGCGACGATGAGCGGCTCGAACGGATTCGGGATGAGCGTCGGCAGCGACGTCGTCCACACGTCGGTCACCGCGTGCGCCGGGAATCCCTGATCGCTCCACACCACTCGATAATCGCTCGTGATGCGATAATGCTGCGTCGGGCGACCCTCCATCGCCGAGTCGGCGCCGAGCTTCTCGACCTTGAACGAGACGTCGAGCAGCGAGATCTGGCTCAGAAATCCTTGCCCGACGCTTCCTCGGCCGCGACCACGTCCGCGACCCGCCGCGCCGGGATTGCCACCGCCCCCACCGCCGCCGCCGCGGCCGAATCCACCGCGGCCAGCGGCGCGTCCGGCGCCACCACCCCCACCGCCGTTGGCGTCACCGTTCGCTCCGCCGCCCGGCGGTCCACCGCGCCCGCCGCGACCACCGCCGAGCACTCGGCCGAGTGCGACGACCGCTGGTCCGCCGAAGGTGTCGTTGGCCGGCGCGAACGTTTGACTCGCCGAGTGATTGATGAAGACCTTTCCCGAGTCGAGCGAGACGAGGTAGTCGTCGGTCGTGACGTTCGACGGAAGCGGCGTGTACGCCAGGAATTCGATGCGCGAATGGTTGTTCACCGCGATGCCGCGACCGCGCATCACTTCGTCGTCCTGACCGCGCGGCGTGTCGCCCGGATAGATCCTCACCTGCGAATTCACTCGGAACGAGAGGCCGGGCGCGAAATGGCGGGACGAGGTGAAACCCGGCAGCGATGCGAGCAACGCGCCCAAGCCGAGAAGCGCGAGGCCGGCGCGTGACGCGCGACGAGAGAACGAACGATTTATGTCGACGCCCACGTGAGCTCCAATACGATAGATGACTACTGATAATACGCGTCGGCCCGCGCCATCGTTCGTCCGTCGGGCGGGTCCGGTCCTTGTGCGAGACGTCGTATATCCCTTGCGCCAAGGCGTTGGTCTGGCTCAGCATACTGGCGGCGCCGCCGCCATCGCTCGCCCCTCAAGCCTGCCGGATGGCCACTAAGAAATCAGAAACGCGATTCGATCCCACCGTCCTCGACCGGACGGTGATCGCGCGCCCGCTGCTCGAGCTGCTGGATCAACAAGGCGACAACGCGTTGTTCGACGTCGTCATCGACGTCAACATCAACTATGCGGGCGGGCGAGAGCGCGCGCGCGAGCGCGTCGCCGATCTGATCGCCGTGGCGCTCGCCGCCGGCGCCGACGCGCGAGTCGCGAGCACCGGCATCGGGGTCGATCATCGCAAGACGGACCTGAGCGACCAATACGTCTTCGCGCGCCTCGACGGACGCGCGATTCGCGCGTTGGTGCGGCTCGACTCGGAGACGGCAGGCGGTGGTGGAGCGTCGAGCTCTCCGGCGAGAGTAATCTTCCACATCTGGCCGGACTTCGAGGTGCGTGCGCTTCTCACGCACTCGGTCAGCACCGTGAAAGCCGACGCCGCGTTCACGGCGTTCACGGCGAGCGGCAGCCGCATCGTGTGGGCCGTGCTCGACTCGGGCGTGCAGGGCGACCATCCGCATTTTCGAAAACACAAGACGCTGCTGCTCGATGCGCCGCTCGCGCACGCGGATTTCACCGTGCCTCCCGGCGCGCCGGGCGCGCCGCTCGTCGACGCCTTCGGCCACGGCACGCACGTCGCCGGGATCATCGCGGGCGAGCTGACCCTCGGAGACGTGCCGAGCGGACAGACGATTTCCGCGGTGGCGCGACACCGCGACGAGACGGGCGCGGTGACTCGCGAGGTCGTGCCGCTGACGGCGATTCGAGGCATCGCGCCGCAAGCGACGATCGTGAGTCTCAAGGTGCTCGGCGCGGACGGGCGCGGGCCGGTGAGCAACGTGATCATCGCGCTCGAGTCGATCGACCGCGTGAACGGCTATGGCAAGGACATCAAGATCCACGGCGTGAACCTGAGCGTCGGCTACGACTTCGACCCGGAATGGTTCGCCTGCGGCCAGAGTCCGCTGTGCAACGTGGTCGACCGTTTGGTGCGATCCGGCGTCGTGGTCGTCGTCGCGGCGGGGAACACCGGCTACGGCTATGCCGACACGCTGGACCGCGGCTCGGTCGCGGCGGGACTGTCGCTGAGTATCAACGATCCCGGAAACGCCGACCGCGCGATCACCGTCGGCTCGACACACCGCGACATGCCGCACGTGTACGGCGTGTC
The nucleotide sequence above comes from Gemmatimonadaceae bacterium. Encoded proteins:
- a CDS encoding HupE/UreJ family protein; translation: MILRGRSRVRPGVNVVVAAVVASGLVLASPSVNYAHDIPASVRVFVFIKPAGQNLRVVIRAPLEAMRDVSFPLNGPGYLDIARATPLLGDAARVWLAGDLHLYENDSPLGDGKIVATRVSLPSDRSFTTFDSAVAHATSAPLDTATQLVWNQAMLDVVLDYRIASDSARFSIDPALARLAVRTTTVLRFLPASGGERDFEYLGNPGLVHLDPRWSQAALSFVKLGFEHILSGFDHLLFLLCLVIPFRRVRPLIAIVTAFTVAHSITLIASAAGFAPDSLWFPPLIEVLIAVSIVYMALENIVGAKLERRWLVAFGFGLVHGFGFSFALRESLQFAGSHLATSLVSFNVGVELGQLAVLALTVPALNWFFSHAVKERMGTIILSAFVAHTAWHWMLDRGAVLASYHVDVPELTPALVASLLRGLMFLLVIVTAAWGVFAVYGRLTRGSRDLSAGAEAK
- a CDS encoding c-type cytochrome, whose protein sequence is MTGAMIALSSSVAAGQTKQPSSGHAPLKATKTGAADTAKGPSTLDGLYTDEQASRGKDVYFNSCRSCHTPASHTGATFNQWWRGKHLSDLFAFVSTRMPKNDPGSLAPEDVADVMAYLLKMNAMPVGPNELPADVDSLKKYRIEAKPKTTPPPKRKKP
- a CDS encoding FAD-dependent oxidoreductase, with protein sequence MPTDPTKTSVSPDANSAPPESPLLPNASELPAPSPPVAGENPDFSYNAAPPSRRDFLKVAGASAGALLVGGGNLPKPKVAPAPRVPFVRAGESPDIVVVGAGAWGGWTALNLRKLGAKVTIVDAYGPGNARSTSGDETRGVRSSYGDRPGELGEVWMLWAREAMKKWIQFDDEWGRELRLNLFHVTGDLIMRSEWDNFQLRCKVWWDKNKIPYQVLNPDDVRKAFPVMSMDDITAVLYEPDAGVVRARRAAQAVSAVFEHLGGKVVIGRASPGKTVNGRLTELKLDTGATIRGDTFVYAVGPWLGKTFPEIFAKKTRVPMGYVCYFATPIGDYRFTYPNIPSYNFPGVTGWAALPVDNRGFRVRGGERAPDQVVAADGRGGGRGTPANGANAAAGSGISNASVAAAAPQGAASGAGASATNADGRGGAGGRGGRGGGGGRNGNAAGGQRGGGGFGNLQDVPPQQQDPDTSDRWANQSQIDGPRRFVAHRFPLLKDAPIAQTHSCHYESTSSGNFIFDHHPGWNNVWIAAGGNAEGFKMGPKVGDYMSKRVLGYQDPQDKLFTIPEKDFEPPPTPADSTKKAAADSAAKPVPPGGKPPGLR
- a CDS encoding peptidyl-alpha-hydroxyglycine alpha-amidating lyase family protein, yielding MRTTPMVIHSRALARRLPLVALAVLPAIAHAQASSPTMAPLNDLPNPYKTDSTWAKLPAGRVWGATSSVAIDRDGKSIWMADRCAANSCGNSTLDPVMKFDENGNVVAHWGGGLFVSPHGILADKDGNIWVIDCACTGGGRGRGAGGTAGGAPPAAGGGRADSTAPPKGHQIFQFSPDGKLLRTLGKPGGARDPDYFFQPNAILIAPNGDIFVAEGHSSAPGSAARVYKFSKDGTLIKAWGQPGKGPDDFDQPHALAMDSKGRLFVGDRGNNRIKIFDQDGKLLDTWYQFSRPSGIFIDAQDNMYVADSESGSVNPAHGDWKRGIRIGSAKDGSVKYFIPDPTTNATNTSSAEGVAVDAAGHIYGAEVGPPVYGETAHLKRYTKP
- a CDS encoding cytochrome c; protein product: MTNRALWAAAVAVGVSALTAFARRDAARAIAPTHTVWDSVYTAAQASHGDSLYRGACVKCHGASLSGGDEGSPLVGSAFLGNWRDLTLDQLFDKIRSSMPPDNPKSIATRDVADLVAYLLAQNQFPAGAKVLTDSLDQLKDIKITTTRP
- a CDS encoding cytochrome c, producing MRNRRLKFLAWTMLVAGCMSAAPNVRPPLGADLVSGALTGAPLPLRFDPNARVIRSTAANLPAASYSNAQASRGESVYGNTCGACHQPGSLVGQGFVETWSDRRVYDFYALVRSTMPLDNPGGLKDQEYLDVIAYLLKANHAPAGTDSLAVDTTALRSHKIDVHYP
- a CDS encoding NHL repeat-containing protein; protein product: MNRGITLVGALLLLSGGWGVGASAAQAPAKTGARTAAKEAPKFEVDPMWPKPMGNRWILGSTTGVAIDSRDHIFVVHLTDSFTPRTEIGLTVGGAAYGECCASAPNVLEFDPSGALVAHWGGPGEGYNWPEQNAGLAIDDAGNFWIGGAGGADSRILKFSKDGKFIAQYGTAPAAPPPVAAAGRSGGDTAYAGVSPGRGAAGRGGGRGGRGGRGGAPALPANSNSMESFGGAMGFAIDSKANEIFVADGSRNHRVAVVDMNTGAIKRYWGAYGAKPDDADTAKYEPGGAAPKQFGQVRCVRIANDGLVYVCDATNDRIQIFKKDGSFVKEATVEPSTRGSGSVWDIAFSRDPGQKYVYVADGANDKVHILDRASLQELTAFGDGGRQPGLFYAVDGVATDSKGNLYTIETFEGKRLQKFNYKGVGAVTKASQGALWPSAGAKK
- a CDS encoding PQQ-binding-like beta-propeller repeat protein codes for the protein MTRRWFSRRFIGTTVPMTVLILGGAFAGAKLLDARQGLPLARGNKPGEWRYWGADAWSTRYSALDQINANNFDSLQVAWQWNAAEYGEDEYYRTTPLYADGRLLTVATNRRKAFAIDPATGKTLWQWGIDEGIRWQKAPRQFAGRGLSYWTDGTNERVIVVTPGYHLAIIDAKTGKGDPNVGDKHDGVVDLMTGLGYPLVPLAVDDTFALEISEAYPARKARPGEKWNAATKTGADGTVGIDPANGQIANSSPAIVIGDVIVVGNSSIHGYYPLHDHNIPGFIRGFDVHTGKQLWKFNLVPQPGEFGADTWKNGSKIGMKGVGKVDAWATYSGDPELGLVYIPVGMPIADEYGGLRPGNNLFSSSVVAIDTKTGKRKWHYQFVHHDIWDYDTPMAPNVLDVTIDGQRRKIIAATTKQGFVYVLDRVTGQPIWPIAETAVGQTEVPGEETSPTQPIPSKPAPYSQQGLLESDLIDYTPAIKDSALKLAQKCRMGPYFIPGSPLDGKGKSGPAKYNCSWYAPGASGGVNIDGGTAADPETGMIYVGGQSGLSTIAIAHDPCSELPYTSPHNSCGKGGATKPPPGYKPPAEGAGETGGRGGAFSRIAATTTIGGVSILKPKEMGGITAYDLNTGDKKWWVPNGNRWRDQTSNDPLFAGVTLPKIPAIGGQPEVITTKTLVIHGTGRSGGAGGGRGGARGGGGGRGGAGAAAATPQLYAFDKATGKQVGAVNVPSVNSAVPMTFLHDGRQYIVFATGAGDKIALVALALPKKPIDQSKH